One segment of Polaribacter huanghezhanensis DNA contains the following:
- a CDS encoding bactofilin family protein, producing the protein MFSKESNQKKPNTMERNILAKNTKIVGDLSSEGDFRIDGILEGTLETKGRVIIGLEGSVSGKVFCDNADIEGKFSGELKVNKMLTIKGTASIKGEVILGKLSVEPGAAFNASCTMKGALKELNANEQKSTSEEKTA; encoded by the coding sequence ATGTTTAGTAAAGAAAGTAACCAGAAGAAACCAAATACAATGGAAAGAAATATTTTAGCCAAAAACACGAAGATTGTTGGCGATTTAAGTTCTGAAGGAGATTTTAGAATAGATGGAATTTTAGAGGGAACATTAGAAACAAAAGGACGAGTAATTATTGGCTTAGAAGGATCGGTTTCGGGAAAAGTTTTTTGCGATAACGCAGATATTGAAGGGAAATTTTCTGGAGAATTAAAAGTAAATAAAATGCTAACGATAAAAGGAACGGCATCAATTAAAGGAGAAGTAATTTTAGGAAAGTTATCTGTAGAGCCAGGAGCCGCGTTTAACGCATCTTGTACAATGAAAGGAGCTTTAAAAGAGCTAAACGCAAATGAACAAAAATCAACTTCCGAAGAAAAAACCGCTTAA
- a CDS encoding AtpZ/AtpI family protein — MNKNQLPKKKPLNKFIRLTGVGLQMGITIYVAAYFGKKIDAHYQFEKRYFTFLFIIIGFVGSLVSLLVQLKKINEEDS, encoded by the coding sequence ATGAACAAAAATCAACTTCCGAAGAAAAAACCGCTTAATAAGTTTATTAGACTTACAGGAGTTGGATTGCAAATGGGCATTACCATTTATGTTGCAGCTTATTTTGGAAAAAAAATAGACGCTCATTATCAATTCGAAAAAAGATATTTCACCTTTTTATTTATCATTATTGGATTTGTAGGCTCTTTGGTAAGCCTTTTGGTTCAATTGAAAAAAATCAATGAAGAAGATTCTTAA